The Phocoena sinus isolate mPhoSin1 chromosome 17, mPhoSin1.pri, whole genome shotgun sequence genome contains a region encoding:
- the ST3GAL1 gene encoding CMP-N-acetylneuraminate-beta-galactosamide-alpha-2,3-sialyltransferase 1: MATARKRILKVLTLLTLFIFLTSFFLNYSHTMVATAWFPRQMVLELSDNFRRLVNYPHRPCTCARCIGQRKVSSWFDERFNRSLQPLLTAKNALLEEDTYSWWLRLQREKQPSNLNDTIKELFQVVPRNVDPLLEKSLVGCRRCAVVGNSGNLRESWYGPQIDSHDFVLRMNKAPTAGFEADVGSKTTHHLMYPESFRELAENVSMVLVPFKTTDLQWVISATTTGTISHTYVPVPTKIKVKKDKILIYHPAFIKYVFDSWLQGHGRYPSTGILSVIFSLHICDEVDLYGFGADSKGNWHHYWENNPSAGAFRKTGVHDGDFESNVTATLASINKIRIFKGR; encoded by the exons ATGGCGACCGCGAGGAAAAGAATTCTCAAAGTGCTCACTTTACTCACCCTCTTcatcttcctcacctccttcttCCTGAACTACTCCCACACCATGGTGGCCACCGCGTGGTTCCCCAGGCAGATGGTCCTCGAGCTCTCGGACAACTTCAGGAGGCTCGTGAATTACCCCCACAGGCCCTGCACCTGCGCCCGCTGCATCGGACAGCGCAAGGTGTCCTCCTGGTTCGACGAGAGATTCAACCGGTCCCTGCAGCCGCTGCTGACGGCCAAGAACGCGCTCCTGGAGGAAGACACCTACAGCTGGTGGCTG AGGCTCCAGCGGGAGAAACAGCCCAGTAATTTGAACGACACCATCAAGGAGCTGTTCCAGGTGGTGCCCAGGAACGTGGACCCCCTGCTGGAGAAGAGTTTGGTGGGCTGCCGGCGCTGTGCCGTCGTGGGTAACTCTGGCAACCTGAGAGAGTCCTGGTACGGGCCTCAGATAGACAGTCACGACTTCGTGCTCAG gatGAACAAGGCCCCCACGGCAGGGTTTGAGGCCGACGTGGGCAGCAAGACCACCCACCACCTCATGTACCCCGAGAGCTTCCGGGAGCTGGCGGAGAACGTCAGCATGGTCCTGGTCCCCTTCAAGACCACCGACCTGCAGTGGGTGATCAGCGCTACCACCACAGGCACCATCTCCCA CACCTACGTTCCTGTCCCCACGAAGATCAAGGTGAAAAAGGATAAG ATCCTGATTTACCACCCAGCCTTCATCAAGTACGTCTTCGACAGCTGGCTGCAGGGCCACGGGCGGTACCCATCCACCGGCATCCTCTCGGTCATCTTCTCACTGCACATCTGTGATGAG GTGGACTTGTACGGCTTCGGGGCGGACAGCAAAGGGAACTGGCACCACTATTGGGAGAACAACCCGTCGGCGGGGGCTTTTCGAAAGACTGGGGTACACGATGGGGACTTTGAGTCCAATGTGACGGCCACCTTGGCATCCATCAACAAAATCCGGATCTTCAAGGGAAGATGA